Within the Stigmatopora argus isolate UIUO_Sarg chromosome 23, RoL_Sarg_1.0, whole genome shotgun sequence genome, the region ctcttcctttttatttttcttattgaatGCCAACAGGTGGACATTGAAgtacatttttccccttttagcCAAAAAAGAGTAGAGGTCGCCAAGCTCTTTTATTCTGAGCATTTAAGCGTGCCTGTAAAAAGTGTGTTTTAATAATAAGCCCACGTGTACCGGTCGATATAGATTGTCAGAAGCgacaaagagattttttttggaaGCGCCTCACAAACGTAACATCTGAGCGAGATGCCAAAATTCCCCAAATCTTCCATTTGATGTTTGAAGAAGCCTCGAGTGGGAAGAAATACGGAGAGAAGCGGAAGgggtggagagaaaaaaaggggaaaggaGAATGAGACAGGAGGGAAAAGAACATTAGTGAAGGCCGTGCCAAGTTCGGGATCTGCCTGCCCGAGGTGAGCGCAGTTGCATTGTGGGAGCGGTAAGAGATggtgaaggggggggggggctttgtcAGGTATGTCTCTGTTTCTATCTGAGCACTCCAACATGTGCATTTTCTTTCCCTGCTGCTGCTCGCCCGGATAACAAATCATTCCCTACAGCGCCTTCTGTTAACCTCGTCATCGCTGTTAATAACATTTGGAGATGCTAAGCTTGTAAATTAGCGAATCTGGACCGCGGAGATATTATTTATGCTTGTCTTCCATCCTGAAAGACTTGTCTTGATGGGTAAATTGTGTTTAATTCTTGGAGGAAGCCTTTTTCCCCctgatttttttcgttttttttttcttcccaccgcagcatgagatgagattaatcCCTTGACAACCTTTGCAGGCGCACTTCAAAATTGCTCCCAAATGTCACTGTGAGATTTGCGGAGGGGAGGGAATGGGCACAGCCcctgcataaaaaaataaaataaataaacggggGCAGAGGCAGTGGGATAAAATCAACGGCGGTGAAGTTTTCGAGTGATTCCATTCATGATAATTAAAAGTTACACTTGTCGCCCTGGGACTGTATTTGACTAAGCTGTTTGCTCCTTTTTATGTCACTTTAGGCTATAGTGAGTCTCCAGGCTCATCTTTCCACCTCAGGGTCCAATGTGACAACCTGAGCACTTCGGACGGGTTCTGGTCCGGCTCCAACCTCCCAGAATCCCGACCGAGGGGCGGCTGGCAAAGGGGCTATCGCTTTCCTGGCGACCCCAAAAGATTTGCGGCCATAACGCGTGTCAACCCAAATCCATCATCTTCTACTTTTCTCATGAGGTTAGTTCATTCCTGTGTGGTCCCTTCTAGCTTTCTTCCGCTTGTAGTACAGTTTGCGAGATGTTTTCAAACAGCCAATAAGAATATAGTCAACAGGGTTAAAATCACTTTGGTAAACCAGAACAAAATGTAACAGTCTTTCGAATTTGGACATGTTAGAGTAACAAAATATTACAACTCGTCCATGAATCGTAAGTAACAAAggcatacatacaaacacatttttattttagaatgAAACACGGCGCAATGATTGAAAACAATGGTTTCAAATGTTCTAAAGGAAACATGTAGCCTGTAGCATAATATGCAAACTAGCCAGCTGTTtcctgattgatttttttaatccagggGTTTCGCTTCCTTTCTCCTAAAAATGCACAACTGATGTACATTTTCTCTGCTTTACAAAAGATCATTTAAGGTGAAGGTTTATTTCTGAACCTTTTTTCGCCCCAGTCAAAGCAAAAGTTAGTGTTTAAATTCAAAGTGCAACTTCATTCCTGTGTGTTCAATTTAAGAGCCCCACCAGTCGCAAGGTCAATCTTCTCTCAGGGATTTCTTTTTGTTCGCCTGACAAAGCGACTGATGCATTCTTTGAGAGTGACCCAACAATACATGCTCTCGCCGAGGTCATAACGTCAACATTTGTCGGCGGTCTTTCATCTACCGTGAATAATAAGAGAAAGAGAGGAAAACCGGATGGTTTGAAAGTTTTCAACCCTTGTAAGAAAAAGAATGTAACCCATGAAACAAATCACAAGTGATTGCGTATGTGCGACACAGGTACACTGCGTCTGTCTGTCACTGTCTGAGTAgatttgacacttttttttggaGATCCCACATTACCGCCGAGAGAGAAAAAACTGTCCTCTTGCAACGCTGTGTTTATTTATCGGAACAGACTCCTCTCTATAAAGTGACAGTTGACACGGC harbors:
- the LOC144069111 gene encoding uncharacterized protein LOC144069111 isoform X2; the protein is MDGSGGYSESPGSSFHLRVQCDNLSTSDGFWSGSNLPESRPRGGWQRGYRFPGDPKRFAAITRVNPNPSSSTFLMR
- the LOC144069111 gene encoding uncharacterized protein LOC144069111 isoform X1; the protein is MDGSGGYSESPGSSFHLRVQCDNLSTSDGFWSGSNLPESRPRGGWQRGYRFPGDPKRFAAITRVNPNPSSSTFLMSCYLKRAAFLQQSGQMTARKIKRGWKKEGHAKWKGRQCATWSLTRPFTVGVR